From the Candidatus Poribacteria bacterium genome, one window contains:
- a CDS encoding DUF4097 family beta strand repeat protein has protein sequence MGFGKFQIMLILQSVLFAGLAIADAAVENNIERSFQVASGGRLTIDAERGSIEVRTADRDFVDVEIERKVKRGGKWSVEEVLEDLAITFDHSDDGVTIRAEYDQENRRRWNRERNRLRIKFLITVPQRYNVDLKTLGAGISIGDLEGEVRSQTAGGNLQIGSIKGPVWGQTTGGNIKLEGTEGDVDLKTSGGGITIGSVEGAIEAITSGGSIRIDEATGSVNAKTSGGGITIGSVGGAVEAVTTGGSIRIDRAGGVNAKTSGGGITVEEVMGSINAKTFGGSIKTYISRQPEEGCSLETSGGSVTAYLVEDIAIDVEAQASGGHVSTDVPIIVQGKIRENRLQGAINGGGPVLKLRTFGGNIRLHPKPIVESRRENEKTR, from the coding sequence ATGGGATTTGGTAAATTTCAAATCATGCTGATTTTACAAAGCGTACTATTTGCAGGACTAGCTATTGCTGATGCTGCTGTTGAAAATAACATTGAGAGGTCGTTTCAAGTCGCTTCCGGTGGACGTTTGACGATTGATGCAGAAAGAGGTTCAATCGAGGTTCGCACGGCAGACCGCGACTTTGTTGATGTAGAGATTGAAAGGAAGGTCAAAAGAGGTGGCAAATGGAGCGTTGAAGAGGTCCTTGAGGATCTCGCAATCACCTTTGACCATAGTGACGATGGAGTTACAATCAGAGCGGAGTACGATCAGGAGAATCGCCGGCGATGGAATCGGGAAAGAAATCGATTGCGGATTAAATTCTTGATTACCGTGCCGCAACGGTACAACGTTGATTTGAAAACTTTAGGGGCGGGCATTTCCATTGGAGATCTGGAAGGTGAGGTCCGCAGCCAAACGGCGGGCGGCAATCTCCAAATCGGAAGCATCAAAGGGCCCGTTTGGGGGCAGACTACGGGCGGCAACATTAAATTAGAAGGAACGGAAGGCGATGTTGACCTCAAGACCTCCGGCGGCGGGATCACGATTGGAAGTGTGGAGGGAGCGATAGAAGCCATAACCTCCGGTGGATCGATTCGCATTGATGAGGCGACTGGCAGTGTCAATGCCAAGACCTCCGGCGGCGGGATCACGATTGGAAGCGTGGGAGGAGCGGTAGAAGCCGTAACTACCGGCGGATCGATTCGCATTGATAGGGCAGGCGGTGTCAATGCGAAAACTTCTGGCGGTGGCATTACGGTTGAAGAGGTGATGGGGAGCATCAACGCGAAGACATTCGGTGGCTCTATCAAAACGTATATTTCTCGCCAACCTGAAGAGGGTTGCTCGCTGGAGACATCAGGGGGAAGCGTGACTGCCTACCTTGTTGAGGATATTGCCATTGATGTGGAGGCTCAGGCAAGCGGCGGTCATGTATCCACTGATGTTCCCATCATTGTGCAGGGCAAAATACGCGAAAACAGGTTACAGGGTGCGATTAACGGCGGGGGACCGGTGCTTAAGCTACGTACCT